Proteins encoded within one genomic window of Marinobacter halotolerans:
- the fabG gene encoding 3-oxoacyl-ACP reductase FabG yields MSLSGKTALVTGATRGIGKAIAAALAEQGATVIGTATSEQGAESISADLKASGGYGMVMDVSDPASIEAGLKQIAEQSGAPAILVNNAGITRDNLLMRLKDDDWSSVIETNMSSVYRTSKAVLRGMAKARWGRIINISSVVAGMGNPGQANYCAAKAGVEGFTRSLAKEMSNRGITANCVAPGFIDTDMTRKLDDRQREAMMEVIPAGRLGEPEEVAAVVAFLASDAAAYVTGETINVNGGMYMG; encoded by the coding sequence ATGTCGCTTTCAGGTAAGACTGCGCTTGTTACCGGTGCCACACGCGGCATCGGAAAGGCGATCGCCGCGGCGCTGGCGGAACAGGGCGCCACCGTGATTGGTACGGCAACCAGCGAGCAGGGCGCCGAGTCCATTTCCGCTGATCTGAAAGCGTCCGGTGGCTATGGCATGGTCATGGACGTGTCCGATCCCGCCAGCATCGAAGCCGGGCTCAAACAGATTGCAGAGCAATCCGGCGCACCCGCCATTCTTGTCAACAACGCAGGTATCACGCGGGATAATCTGTTGATGCGTCTCAAGGACGATGACTGGTCGTCCGTTATCGAGACCAATATGTCCAGCGTGTATCGCACCAGCAAGGCTGTGTTGCGGGGCATGGCGAAGGCCCGCTGGGGACGCATTATCAATATCAGCTCGGTGGTTGCCGGTATGGGCAATCCCGGACAGGCCAATTACTGTGCGGCCAAGGCCGGTGTTGAAGGTTTCACGCGGAGTCTGGCCAAGGAAATGTCCAACCGGGGCATCACTGCCAATTGCGTTGCCCCCGGATTTATTGACACGGATATGACCCGAAAACTGGACGACAGGCAACGCGAAGCTATGATGGAAGTCATACCCGCGGGTCGTCTGGGCGAGCCGGAAGAAGTAGCAGCCGTGGTTGCGTTTCTGGCATCGGACGCAGCCGCTTACGTGACGGGTGAGACAATCAACGTCAACGGTGGCATGTACATGGGCTAG
- the acpP gene encoding acyl carrier protein, whose product MSTVEERVKKIVCEQLGVKESEVQNNSSFVEDLGADSLDTVELVMALEEEFETEIPDEEAEKLTSVQDAIDYIVAHT is encoded by the coding sequence ATGAGTACAGTTGAAGAGCGCGTTAAGAAGATTGTTTGTGAGCAGTTGGGCGTGAAAGAGTCCGAGGTTCAGAACAATTCTTCTTTTGTAGAGGATCTTGGCGCTGACTCACTGGACACCGTTGAGCTCGTCATGGCACTGGAAGAAGAGTTTGAAACTGAAATTCCCGATGAAGAAGCTGAGAAACTGACGAGCGTTCAGGACGCAATTGATTATATCGTTGCGCATACCTGA
- the fabD gene encoding ACP S-malonyltransferase, which produces MKSAFLFPGQGSQSVGMLAKAAESWPIIEKTFAEASAVLGYDLWHLCQQGPAEDLNQTTVTQPALLTASVALWRQWFVAGGQSPDFLAGHSLGEYSALVAAESLNFFDAIKLVRLRGELMQTAVPAGAGKMAAIIGLEDAQVTGACEEAAAGDVVSAVNFNAPGQVVIAGSTEAVDRAIDACKSRGARKAMPLPVSVPSHCALMEGAARELATALDEVDFHDAVIPVVQNVTAQPETDSKTLKANLVRQLFSPVLWTDSVRTMVDQQVGVAVECGAGRVLAGLAKRIDRDLKVYGIDDPDALAQALEGFEK; this is translated from the coding sequence ATGAAATCAGCGTTTCTTTTTCCAGGCCAGGGATCCCAGTCTGTCGGCATGCTTGCCAAGGCAGCCGAGAGCTGGCCGATTATCGAAAAAACCTTTGCCGAGGCGTCCGCCGTGCTGGGCTACGACCTGTGGCACCTGTGTCAGCAGGGACCGGCCGAGGACCTCAATCAGACCACGGTTACCCAGCCGGCCCTGCTGACGGCAAGCGTGGCCCTTTGGCGCCAATGGTTTGTGGCGGGAGGACAGTCCCCGGACTTCCTCGCAGGCCACAGCCTGGGTGAGTACAGCGCGCTGGTGGCAGCCGAGAGCCTGAATTTTTTTGATGCCATCAAGCTTGTCCGGTTGCGCGGCGAGCTGATGCAGACCGCTGTGCCGGCGGGCGCCGGGAAAATGGCCGCTATTATTGGCCTGGAAGACGCCCAGGTGACGGGAGCCTGCGAAGAGGCAGCGGCTGGCGATGTAGTGTCAGCCGTGAATTTCAACGCGCCCGGGCAGGTGGTTATTGCTGGCTCCACTGAGGCAGTGGATCGGGCGATCGATGCCTGCAAGTCGCGAGGGGCCCGTAAGGCGATGCCGCTTCCGGTGAGCGTTCCCTCTCACTGCGCGCTGATGGAAGGCGCCGCCCGTGAGCTGGCGACTGCTCTGGACGAGGTGGATTTTCATGATGCTGTCATTCCGGTGGTTCAGAATGTGACGGCTCAACCAGAAACGGACAGCAAGACCCTGAAAGCCAATCTCGTCAGGCAACTTTTTTCCCCGGTTTTGTGGACGGATTCTGTTCGGACTATGGTCGATCAGCAGGTAGGTGTCGCTGTGGAATGCGGTGCCGGCAGGGTTCTGGCGGGGCTTGCCAAACGAATCGACCGCGATCTCAAGGTCTATGGCATTGACGATCCGGATGCGCTGGCTCAGGCTCTCGAAGGCTTTGAAAAGTGA
- the plsX gene encoding phosphate acyltransferase PlsX, whose product MPDPDGGTVKPVTIAIDAMSGDRGPSVVVPAALAAVNENEALSIVLVGIRSELEALLRQGHERIRIVEAADVVRMHERPSHALRHKRNCSMAIALGLVRDNVAQGCVSAGNTGALMAFGRSVIRMYPGIERPAIAKLIPSLRGRCHVLDLGANVDSSAENLYQYALMGSLMASAICNQAEPRVALLNVGEEEIKGNEQVRLASHMLAQCDTINYIGYIEGSDLFRDVADVVVCDGFVGNIALKTGEGVAGLLIELLEQAFTRTLYGKVIGFLARPIIGRLLRLMDPSRHNGASLLGLQGVVIKSHGNANERAMLAAIRQAVREVQLEVPGRINERLDDLMF is encoded by the coding sequence ATGCCAGATCCAGATGGCGGAACGGTAAAGCCGGTCACCATCGCGATTGATGCCATGAGCGGGGATCGCGGCCCGTCCGTTGTTGTGCCGGCAGCCCTGGCTGCCGTGAATGAAAACGAGGCCTTGAGTATTGTTCTGGTTGGTATCCGGAGCGAACTCGAGGCCTTGTTGCGTCAGGGCCATGAGCGCATCCGCATCGTTGAGGCGGCGGATGTGGTCAGGATGCACGAACGCCCCTCTCATGCCCTGCGCCACAAGCGCAACTGCTCAATGGCGATTGCCCTTGGCCTGGTGCGGGACAATGTGGCCCAGGGCTGTGTCAGTGCTGGCAATACCGGCGCCCTGATGGCATTCGGCCGCTCGGTAATCCGTATGTATCCTGGCATCGAGCGGCCGGCCATTGCCAAACTGATTCCCTCGCTCCGCGGCCGTTGTCACGTCCTTGACCTGGGCGCCAATGTCGATTCGTCTGCTGAAAATCTCTATCAGTATGCCCTGATGGGTTCCCTGATGGCCTCTGCTATCTGCAACCAGGCTGAGCCGCGCGTAGCTCTGCTCAACGTCGGCGAAGAGGAAATCAAGGGCAATGAGCAGGTGCGTCTGGCCTCTCATATGCTGGCCCAGTGCGACACCATCAATTATATCGGTTACATCGAGGGCAGCGACCTGTTCCGGGATGTGGCGGACGTGGTCGTGTGTGACGGGTTTGTCGGCAATATCGCCCTCAAGACCGGAGAAGGGGTGGCAGGGCTGCTGATCGAGTTGCTTGAGCAGGCGTTTACCCGAACGCTTTACGGCAAAGTTATCGGCTTTCTGGCACGGCCGATCATCGGCCGGCTCCTGCGTCTTATGGATCCGTCACGCCACAACGGTGCCAGCCTGCTGGGCCTTCAGGGTGTTGTGATCAAGAGCCATGGCAATGCCAATGAGCGTGCCATGCTGGCAGCTATTCGCCAGGCGGTTCGTGAAGTCCAGCTGGAAGTCCCCGGCCGGATCAATGAACGCCTCGACGACCTGATGTTCTGA